Proteins from one Antennarius striatus isolate MH-2024 chromosome 12, ASM4005453v1, whole genome shotgun sequence genomic window:
- the sp3a gene encoding transcription factor Sp3a isoform X2: MEGPTLTQDATGPIQILADGSQSLSVTSTANILNNNQNLISQTANVQQIQGLSIGSSTFNNQGQVVTNVPVGLPGNITFVPINSVDLDSLGLSGAQTIATGVTADGQLIMASQPVDGSQSMTKTDNHLSLPVNDSNANTEIYVPTSSSQIHIPAGESSLLTQENSLSSVATEQADSSSGLQEGFIQQNSEQSIQVSSGQPVIQLQQVPIQANNGQVVQTVAAGGPGLQNLQLINPGTFIIQAQTVTPSGQIQWQTFQVQGVQNLQNLQLPTTPPQQITLAPVQTLSLGNSPVSINTGQIPNLQTVTLNSVAQNEGDTDSIGDIRIKEEPDSGDWQLSTDSTLNTSDLSHLRVRLVDEEDQLGQEGKRLRRVACTCPNCKESGGRGSSMGKKKQHICHIVGCGKVYGKTSHLRAHLRWHSGERPFVCSWMFCGKRFTRSDELQRHRRTHTGEKKFVCPECSKRFMRSDHLAKHIKTHQNKKGVNSGSAVVASMESTGSSDSIITTAGGTTLILTNIQQGSSNAQDILANAEIPLQLVTTVAASEVME, from the exons ATGGAGGGACCAACCTTGACTCAGGATGCCACGGGGCCGATTCAGATCTTGGCTGATGGGAGCCAGAGTCTCAGTGTGACATCAACTGCAAACATTCTTAATAACAACCAGAACCTCATATCACAGACTGCTAATGTCCAGCAGATCCAGGGGCTTTCCATTGGCAGCTCTACCTTCAACAACCAAGGTCAGGTTGTTACGAATGTGCCTGTGGGTTTGCCTGGGAACATTACTTTTGTTCCTATTAACAGTGTAGACTTGGACTCACTTGGCCTGTCTGGTGCTCAGACTATAGCAACAGGGGTCACCGCTGATGGCCAGCTAATTATGGCAAGTCAGCCTGTGGATGGTTCGCAGAGTATGACGAAAACAGATAATCACCTTTCTCTACCAGTAAATGACTCAAATGCAAATACTGAGATCTATGTGccaacatcttcatctcagATACACATTCCAGCAGGCGAATCAAGTCTTCTGACACAAGAGAATTCATTGTCATCAGTGGCAACAGAGCAAGCCGATTCGAGTTCTGGTCTCCAGGAGGGCTTCATCCAGCAGAATTCAGAGCAGAGCATCCAAGTGTCGTCCGGTCAGCCAGTCATTCAGCTGCAGCAGGTGCCCATTCAAGCCAACAACGGTCAGGTGGTCCAGACAGTGGCAGCTGGTGGGCCTGGTCTGCAAAACCTGCAGCTGATCAACCCTGGAACCTTCATCATCCAAGCTCAGACAGTCACACCATCGGGTCAGATACAGTGGCAGACTTTTCAGGTTCAAGGGGTGCAAAACCTGCAGAACCTCCAGCTGCCCACAACACCACCCCAGCAGATAACCCTGGCTCCAGTGCAGACCCTCTCGCTGGGCAACAGTCCAGTCAGCATCAACACGGGACAGATCCCCAACCTACAGACAGTAACACTCAACTCAGTGGCCCAGAATGAAGGTGACACAGACAGCATCGGAG ATATTCGGATAAAGgaggagccagactctggagacTGGCAGCTGAGCACAGACTCGACCCTGAACACGAGTGATTTGTCCCACCTTCGCGTCAGGCTGGTGGATGAGGAGGATCAGTTGGGTCAGGAGGGCAAGAGGTTGCGCCGAGTGGCGTGTACCTGCCCCAACTGTAAGGAGTCAGGCGGGAG AGGTTCCAGCATGGGGAAAAAGAAGCAGCACATCTGCCACATCGTAGGCTGTGGGAAAGTGTACGGAAAGACATCGCACCTGCGAGCGCACCTGCGCTGGCATTCAGGGGAACGACCCTTTGTCTGCAGCTGGATGTTCTGTGGGAAGAGGTTCACACGCAGTGACGAgctgcagagacacaggagaacacacacag GAGAGAAGAAGTTTGTCTGTCCAGAGTGTTCCAAACGCTTCATGCGGAGCGACCACCTggcaaaacacattaaaactcaTCAGAACAAAAAAGGCGTGAACTCTGGCAGTGCTGTGGTGGCCTCGATGGAATCCACAGGGTCTTCAGACAGTATCATCACCACAGCAGGCGGGACCACACTTATCCTCACCAACATCCAGCAGGGCTCCAGCAACGCCCAGGACATCCTGGCCAACGCAGAGATCCCTCTCCAGCTCGTCACCACAGTAGCAGCCAGTGAAGTCATGGAGTGA
- the sp3a gene encoding transcription factor Sp3a isoform X1, protein MTAPEQPMKPEDMAALDVDSQSSFLQQEEDLEKQTTDPTTQLTGTDKWEVLTPTSAKDDSGMIQIQSQGILTSNGQYVLPLQNLQSQPIFVTSGTDASSANSVPNIQYQVIPQIQTADGQLSFSTSSMEGPTLTQDATGPIQILADGSQSLSVTSTANILNNNQNLISQTANVQQIQGLSIGSSTFNNQGQVVTNVPVGLPGNITFVPINSVDLDSLGLSGAQTIATGVTADGQLIMASQPVDGSQSMTKTDNHLSLPVNDSNANTEIYVPTSSSQIHIPAGESSLLTQENSLSSVATEQADSSSGLQEGFIQQNSEQSIQVSSGQPVIQLQQVPIQANNGQVVQTVAAGGPGLQNLQLINPGTFIIQAQTVTPSGQIQWQTFQVQGVQNLQNLQLPTTPPQQITLAPVQTLSLGNSPVSINTGQIPNLQTVTLNSVAQNEGDTDSIGDIRIKEEPDSGDWQLSTDSTLNTSDLSHLRVRLVDEEDQLGQEGKRLRRVACTCPNCKESGGRGSSMGKKKQHICHIVGCGKVYGKTSHLRAHLRWHSGERPFVCSWMFCGKRFTRSDELQRHRRTHTGEKKFVCPECSKRFMRSDHLAKHIKTHQNKKGVNSGSAVVASMESTGSSDSIITTAGGTTLILTNIQQGSSNAQDILANAEIPLQLVTTVAASEVME, encoded by the exons GACTGATAAATGGGAGGTGTTAACACCCACATCAGCAAAAGATGACAGCGGAATGATACAGATCCAAAGTCAAGGAATATTAACATCAAATGGACAGTATGTACTTCCTCTCCAGAACTTACAGAGTCAGCCAATCTTTGTgacatctggaacagatgcctCCTCTGCCAATTCAGTGCCTAATATTCAGTACCAAGTAATTCCTCAGATTCAGACAGCAGATGGACAGCTGAGCTTCTCCACATCCAGCATGGAGGGACCAACCTTGACTCAGGATGCCACGGGGCCGATTCAGATCTTGGCTGATGGGAGCCAGAGTCTCAGTGTGACATCAACTGCAAACATTCTTAATAACAACCAGAACCTCATATCACAGACTGCTAATGTCCAGCAGATCCAGGGGCTTTCCATTGGCAGCTCTACCTTCAACAACCAAGGTCAGGTTGTTACGAATGTGCCTGTGGGTTTGCCTGGGAACATTACTTTTGTTCCTATTAACAGTGTAGACTTGGACTCACTTGGCCTGTCTGGTGCTCAGACTATAGCAACAGGGGTCACCGCTGATGGCCAGCTAATTATGGCAAGTCAGCCTGTGGATGGTTCGCAGAGTATGACGAAAACAGATAATCACCTTTCTCTACCAGTAAATGACTCAAATGCAAATACTGAGATCTATGTGccaacatcttcatctcagATACACATTCCAGCAGGCGAATCAAGTCTTCTGACACAAGAGAATTCATTGTCATCAGTGGCAACAGAGCAAGCCGATTCGAGTTCTGGTCTCCAGGAGGGCTTCATCCAGCAGAATTCAGAGCAGAGCATCCAAGTGTCGTCCGGTCAGCCAGTCATTCAGCTGCAGCAGGTGCCCATTCAAGCCAACAACGGTCAGGTGGTCCAGACAGTGGCAGCTGGTGGGCCTGGTCTGCAAAACCTGCAGCTGATCAACCCTGGAACCTTCATCATCCAAGCTCAGACAGTCACACCATCGGGTCAGATACAGTGGCAGACTTTTCAGGTTCAAGGGGTGCAAAACCTGCAGAACCTCCAGCTGCCCACAACACCACCCCAGCAGATAACCCTGGCTCCAGTGCAGACCCTCTCGCTGGGCAACAGTCCAGTCAGCATCAACACGGGACAGATCCCCAACCTACAGACAGTAACACTCAACTCAGTGGCCCAGAATGAAGGTGACACAGACAGCATCGGAG ATATTCGGATAAAGgaggagccagactctggagacTGGCAGCTGAGCACAGACTCGACCCTGAACACGAGTGATTTGTCCCACCTTCGCGTCAGGCTGGTGGATGAGGAGGATCAGTTGGGTCAGGAGGGCAAGAGGTTGCGCCGAGTGGCGTGTACCTGCCCCAACTGTAAGGAGTCAGGCGGGAG AGGTTCCAGCATGGGGAAAAAGAAGCAGCACATCTGCCACATCGTAGGCTGTGGGAAAGTGTACGGAAAGACATCGCACCTGCGAGCGCACCTGCGCTGGCATTCAGGGGAACGACCCTTTGTCTGCAGCTGGATGTTCTGTGGGAAGAGGTTCACACGCAGTGACGAgctgcagagacacaggagaacacacacag GAGAGAAGAAGTTTGTCTGTCCAGAGTGTTCCAAACGCTTCATGCGGAGCGACCACCTggcaaaacacattaaaactcaTCAGAACAAAAAAGGCGTGAACTCTGGCAGTGCTGTGGTGGCCTCGATGGAATCCACAGGGTCTTCAGACAGTATCATCACCACAGCAGGCGGGACCACACTTATCCTCACCAACATCCAGCAGGGCTCCAGCAACGCCCAGGACATCCTGGCCAACGCAGAGATCCCTCTCCAGCTCGTCACCACAGTAGCAGCCAGTGAAGTCATGGAGTGA